One Xiphophorus maculatus strain JP 163 A chromosome 15, X_maculatus-5.0-male, whole genome shotgun sequence genomic window, GTCACTATGTCTTCCATCCATTAGTCTATGGACAGAAGGATGGAAGTTACAGTGAGACACAGATAATTGGAGTATCTGGGGCGGTGAGAGGGGTGAGAGGTCGATCTTGTCATACCCCACAAGATGCTGGCCTGGGCGGTCGCCCATAGAGGGTCTGGCACTGGCTGATTAATCTCAATTAATCACTATGCctaactttgtaagcttgaGATATAAATATGCACACAGCTGTGCAAAGCCCTCTTGCTGCACTGCAACAATTTAAAATTCAAGCAATTATCTTGCATTTGTAATCTCCCATACTCAATAGCAACTAAGAGAAATTTACTCCACTACACATGGATACAAGTGGTACCAAACCTGTTCAGGAGCCAACTGATAGATTTTTACCTTCAGGAAGGTTTATAGCaagtcagtttgttttaaacgttGGTTTAGAAATGTTCCTCTACATTCATTTCCTGTGATGAGGCGGCACTATGTTGTCCTCATCCAGCCAGCGAAGACCGGTGTAATTCGTGCACGAGAAATTACGGTCTAGTAGATGTGCACAacgttggggggggggggggggggggggcgtgcgcgcagtactccgatgttttttgttactcattctgctgcaagttggctcaattttgacgcgcaacacgtaaccggtaaaatccggtttaagattttcaaaataaaagatccggaagtagttcgatgtttcttgcgcggcccggtggttggggaccactgcatTAACGCATTAAAATGTTCCGGTTAATCGCGTGCGCTAACGCGTTACCGTTGACAGTCTTGTGTgcgagaaaagaaaacagttgaGGCATCTTACCCTCAAACAACTTCCGCAAAAAGACCAGAATATAGCCATCTGCATATTATTCTAGGTGAACTAAACTAAAAAGCACTTGTGTTGCACATAATGCTAGCTGAGAAATAACCGAAGTTAGCTTTAGCAAACAAGTGAGAGTAGCTCAATATAaccacataaaatatattttcttacacaaataaacacaaaactacAATACTTACCCGGTGAAAGTCATTGTTGGCCCCGCCCTAGTCTAGCCCATGAAAGTTCGCCTCCAGCCGGTAAAAATCCCACAATGCAACTGTACATTAAAAGTTTACAGTACAGCTGTAAATTTCTGTACATGATCCAGCGGTCCAATCACGTCCCATATACACTGTACTTTCCATAGGCATTTCAGATCACAGTAAAAAGCTGTATTTTCAAAATCCAGCCACCttactgtattttcatgctgtagtttttacagcTGCTGTTCCTACTGACTCTGATGGGCCCTCTTGTGATCTAAACACCAGTTTTGACTTTGAAATAGGAagtaaaaagtatgtttttcagtgtcatgttttttctttttgacttatgtaaggaaaagttaaaaatgacagaaaaatacatttttattattataaataattaaaaattacttagaatattttttatgcctgatttaaattttaattggaTTCCCCAATATAGTTACTTTGTAATGCAATATATTGAGAACTTTatcatgtatttaaaaatattgatttattcatttgatATAGGTATTTTCAATTTATTCAAACAATTAAGCATAGcattgtatttaaaaaacacaaaaaaaccttaTTGATATGACTGATTTGTGTCACTGTAAGGCCTCTGTAGAAGGAAAACTATTGAAGAAATGGGAGGGAGGAAAAAGGAGATGGAAGGTTAtatcatttatgtatttaaatgatGGCCATCAGTTATTTTACTGCTGGTTATAGACTAACTTGAGGTCCACGTAAGATTATCCTGTCCCTGGTTCAGCCAAGGCTGTTACTTACTGATGTTTAACTGATACAATGCACACAATAACACAAGGAGATTCTTAGAATAACTTTGGCATCTGATAAGTTAACAAATGTGCTAGATATACAAGttcaaagcaaaagaagaacCTTTAATAGATTTAAGTTTGAACGCttttcctaaaaaaagaaagttttcctGTACTTtcattaacagaaaataatcatgTGTTGCCGTTCTCGAAGGTAGTGTTAATGCTGcttatctgtttgttttttagttacTCTTGcaggaagaaaatggaaacaatcCCCCTAGGAATCAGTCTGCAAACAGAGCCCACTTTCCCACCACCTTCTCCAAAACGAGCGAGGACAGACTGCGCGGCGACAGAAGACCTCCACGGGAACAGCGGGTTCGACTCTTCACAGCTTCGGACGTCTCAGGATGCGATTAGCAGCCTATTGACGAATAACCTCCAGGAGACCGACGGCCTGATAACAGCAGAGAGTGGGCAGTATCATGATGAAAACCCCACAGGACTTCCTTCAGATGTTACTCCTGCTACTCATGTGACTTCAGAGTCAAAtgaggtgtgtgtgagtgtcgAGAGAGAGGAGAAGTCTTTTGTTATCGAAACAGACGAGCTAAGTCCCGCCAGCAACACCACACCCAGACTTCCCGACTGTAAACTGCTGGAGAAGTCGCTCGAGGGTGAAAATCCTGGTGTCTGTCTTCAGAATGACGAGAATGATGGGAATCTTGAGACTTGGGCTCAAACTCAACCCAGTCTCGTTCAGGCAGTCACCTTCTGTTCACATCAGGCAGCTGACACAGATTTATGTCATGCTTTCAGCCAACTGGCGGATGCTGTAGAGGGTGATATAAAGAGAGAGAAGGCACCTCTGAGGAGTCCCACATCCTCCTTCCAAGATGCTTGCCCACTCTGCTCAAACGTTGAAGCGGATTATTGTCAGAAATCTGACCATCGGATTCCTGAAAATGTCTCAGACGTAGAAACAAAAGGTCAAGGAAGCAATACCTTTGTCAAATCTTCTGAGGGATTGATTACTTGCTGTGAGTTTGTGTCAGGCACAACCAtatcagctgaaaatgtgagTTTCAAGGATCACAACTATGTGGTAGAGGCAGAGATTCCAGCAGCTGTTAGAATCAGTCAAGAGGCTGCCGAAGAAGATAATGAGGCCGACGCATTCTGTGTAATTGACCCTGTAATCTGGAGTGAAATTGATGAGGAGGTTGAACGACTGCTCTGTAACTCAGACGGCGCTGCAGGTGGAGAATTATCTCCATTAGTTGAAGTCTGCAACACTGAAGCAACTTCTCCACTTTGTTCTGAAGTCAGAGCGTCACTGGATTCAATTCCAGACTCTGAGCAGCTTCAGAGAGATGAAAATAAGCTTGGCAAAACAAGCAACTTGATGCAAGACCAGACCGACAATGAGGGCAAATCCAGTCCTGCATTTGCTGGAGATGATGGAACTGGAGAGATCTGCATTACGACGGGAAGTTGGCTGAAAGTTGCTGTCAGCCCTGACCACATGGAGATGCCTGAGCTGGAATACTCCCACGGCAAAACTGACAAAGTGGAAGAGGTTGCTGGGTTCATACAAAGTAATTCtccaaaagaaacagaaaccgACAAATTGAGGAATTTAGAATCGGAGTGGCAAAATAAACAAGGAGACTGCAACAGTTACCAGAAAGaaggagaaacacaaaaacatggcaGAAATCTCAATAGTATTGACgacaaacaagaaaatgagCTCGGTGAATCTTTTGAGGGCAATATTTGCGTAACCTGTGTGACGACTGAAGGCAAGGAACAAAACCAGAAAGTAAAAGTTGGCGGAGAAACAAATATAGAAGAGCGGGAAACTGGGGAGCGCATGCAGAAGCAAAGTGAGTTTGAAGACGACATTAGGGAAGAGTCTCCCATTCAAGATGTTAGTGAATGGGCAGAGACCAGGTTGAGTTTTTATAACGGAGAAGATCCAGAACAAAGTCTAGGTTGCTTGGCTCACGATCAACACATGCCTGATGTGTCCACGCTCCACACCGTTCCTCCTACGACTGACGCAGTCGTTCCGTGCCCATCTCAAAACGCTCTCCATGGCGTCAGATATTTCCCATCGGCCTTCACTCCCGGCAAGGATGAACTCGGTGGGTTTGACACGTTTGAAAAGATCAAACTCTttccagatgatgatgatggtgccACAGAGCTCCTGAACACACCCCAGGAAGAACAAGAACACCACATGCAAGTGGCAGAAAGCGAGATCAATGAAAAGACACTTGAAGATAAGAAGGAGTACACAGAGAATGGGTTTGACTCCAGTGATTCCAGTTCTAATGATGTCCCAAACTTCACCCCATACCTGGAAAAAGAGCCAAACAGCGGATCAACCAATGATTCCTCTCTCTGCTCACATGATGAATTGAACCCGCAGTCAGCGTCTTCTGCTGCTCCTACTGACTCTGATGGGCCCTCTTGTGATCTAAGCACCAGTTTTGACTTTGAAATGAAGGAACACTTTGGCAGGGTCTTACAGGAGCTCAACTTATTCTTTGATATCAGTAGAAACGAATTCACAAGGCCGCCCTCGCCTGATTTACCCGAGTCCTCGGAGGACCACTCTACCAAAGTGCTGAGTAGCCCTGGACTGGAATGCTACGTTCACACGTCAACAGGTAGCTGTGTTGAAAGATAAGTGTGTTTGTagatttgttattattttattgaatatgtTTGTACATTGTACCATTCCTTACATTCCCTTGGATCttttcaagatattttattGCGATTTTAGACAGTAGGCCCACACAGGCAACAGGGAAGCTGGTCGTAGATTATGGGAAGTTGGGTAGAGATAAATCTTGGACAATCCTGGAATAAAGcctgggtaacactttatttgaaggggtgtgcataaaaCTGACATATGCATAAGACTGATATATGCGTGTTTATGACATGTTATGGaaacatgatataacacctgttatgaataTGAAGGAGTCTACATGAATGGCTATGActtttgtcatgaagtgtcattcggtaaataatgacatttttaatgcaaagttgtactaaatgttgcattaaaagtccattaaaatgaccaactttgcattattctataaataatgatattttaaatgCGAAGTTGCATAAAAGCCAAAGCCTGTTTCAGGTCGCAAATGTCATAAGCCTGGAACAGAAGTTTCTCTTCCAACAGGACAGGCAGATTTCAATGTTTCATAGATCACAGGATGTAGAGTGGACtggaatctgtggcaagactttaaaatgaatgtttactGACACACTCCATCCAGCCTGAATGAGTTTgatgtattttgcaaagaaaaatgggtgAAAGTCTCAAGGTGTATTCACACTGGCCCTGTTTGGTcagctttaatcaaactctagctGCCTAAAGAGTCCAGTtgatttggggaggtgtgaattcGCAATTGAACTTTAATGCAAAccaaaaaagcgaactctggtctgcctgAAAACCTAGGTCTCAGTTCGGTTGAAGAGAACTCTGACGaggttcgaatgcatatgtgaatgctgAGCGGATCGGTATTCCggataaatacaattaaaacaaatgtgctagTCCAGTGCTAGTGGAACAAAGcctgtgccgctgccatcaggcaagcggtacaggaatatacggactacaacaaatagactgagaaacagtttcttccccacagccgccagagccattactccctgccgccccccctcccacacatatcataacctcgcagtcacacatacatatcccccacccccacacagccacactgttctgcactttgcactgtcacattatctgtactttgccataattggacctgctgctacttctttggtgtggttgagtgcctttagttaatttagttgtatatattgttattattattattgtgtgtttgcttatttatactgtatatatttgaccttttgcacgggagctgcaatggaaatttcgttgaattctgttcaatgacaataaatgctatctatctatctatctatctatctatctatctatctatctatctatctatctatctatctatctatctatctatctatctatctatctatctatctatctatctatctatctatctatctatctatctatctatctatctatctatctatctatctatctatctatctatctatctatctatctatctatctatctatctatctatctatctatctatctatctatctatctatctatctatctatctatctatctatctatctatctatctatctatctatctataagTGGCACATGGTATTTTACCAAAGATAAAAGCGAAAACCTACAACTGCGAAAATCTGACGGcactccatgtttgtttacactTACTGAATAagaaagttgcgctcagtgtcttcttctgaggtttttgtgtcgtttccttcggtggttcttggtgcagcgctaCCACAGGTGAGGAAGGtgacagatttttcaaagtgtttggtccgtttgactcagtgcagtgaaAGCGAACAGCGAAGTGTCAGGTATAAAAACACTCTCaggtgcaaagctggtagagattTGCTCCAAAACACTGGGCTCCAGATGGTGCTTCTATAAAGTATTGACTCATAGGGTTGAACACAAACGCACACTTGTCGgattcttgtttgttttctttccactttacatttattcaccACATTggtctcataaaatcccaataaaacatttaaagtttgtcGTTATGACATGGCTTAATGCGATTAGATTCAATGTGATGTGAATACTTTCACTAGGTTAGATggtatatattttaatatctaTATGAAGAACACTCATGCATCTATAGCTATTCCCCCATCAGATATAATGTGGTAATATTCAAACTCTGGAggtataaagaaaaacaataatatctGCTGTTCTTGGACTTAGTGGTAAGATAAACCAGAGGCTGGTGGGTGTAATATTTCATATACCAGAAACAGGAGAGGAAGGAAAGTGCAATGGATCAGGGTTTATGTAGAAAGGGTAAATAATACGTAAATCATCTGAGCCATAGAATAACATTTAGATTCAGCCATACAGTGATTATTTATTGGACTCCAGAGAGGTCAGCTGTCTTATGTCCATTTTTTGATAAAGCTATTGAAGACCAGGGCCTGGTGATGTGTGGACTTGATCCAGCCGTTTCCTGTCCGGTTATCAGGAGTGATGGCGAACAGGAAGTACCTCTCAACAGAAACCTGGAGCAGGAACCATCGGTGGACACCACAGAGAAGAGCAAAGGTTAGATTTAAAGATGTACATGTGAGTTTTCTGATTCGtgcaaaatttataaaaacataaaatttccaGATACTGCTTGTATTTTTctacccatccatccatccatctatctatctattgcCTAGACCCTGACAGCTGTAGAAATATCTATCATTATTTCATAGAGGTCTTTAACTCTATAATTACAGGTTCAAAATCACTGAAAACTTTGTAAAGTTCTGATAAGttttgaaatgagaaaataaaaacgtgtCAGAATGTAAGCTTTGACCAGTCCTGACTTGTGATCATGTGGTTTTCAGAGTCCCAGAAGGCGGAGCAGAAAGTTAAAGTTTGGTCTCCATCCTTCATGCGTCTGCCTGACTCGGAGCAGCTGAGCCACAgtgagtttcatttttaaactgtgaCTCATGCCATTTATGTATTTGCCAAAACCGGGATGGCTTATCACAGGAGGTGTGGGAGATTTTCACATCAGAGAGGAAAGTTGTCAAAATGAAATTGGCAGGTGTAGAAAAATATCACATCTTCATTACAAATAGTCTGGTGCAAATGAGGTGCATCAAAACCCTGTTGAAACAACATAGATTAAGGTTTTATATATGAAAATCCCCATTAGCAGCAGCATGTAGGAAATGTAGTAGAAACAAATCCTCTTCTTCATTACCAGTCTGATGGCATCTGCTCAAAGTAAAGCtgcctttaaatatttaaaatcgtCAAAGTGAAGtttgaaaatcttttcaaatcGAATGCATATTTTACAGTGTATAAGAAAATGTTCCAACAAACATACGCTCTTTAGGTGGATTCACAGCAGCCCTGTTTAatccgctttaatccaactccagtccgtttgcctaCACAGTCTGGAGAGGTGTGAATGCGCTATTGAACTCTGATGCTAACCAAAATAgctaatggtgcgttcacaccaaaagCGTCAGGCGTGTCTGGTTTaaattcaaagtctatgtggaggcatttgaagcCTCCCGAGCGTCCAATGGAAAAAATGGCTAGAGCTGATGCGTCTGACACGCCCTCGACTCGCCTCTGCATAGACTTTGACCATAAACCAGACGCGTGAAACGCTAGGtgtagagcaaaatgtcaagcgtctgcattcaaagtgcatACGCATTGAACTCGAAGCGTTGGACGCGTTTTTGAAGCACGTAACGCTTTTGGTGCTTTATGTGCGGTTCTGGGTAAGtacagccaaaacaaacataGGAGCCTGGCGCTACTGTGAGAAATGACTCGTGGTCTTTCGCCAAACACAAAAgtgaaatcctacaaccgctaaaatctgatgccactccatttttgtttccatttcatgaagaaggaagttgcgctcagtgtcttcttctgaggttttcatgtcgtttccttcagtagttcttggtgcagcgccaccacaggcgaggagtggaacaggtttttcaaagagtttggttcgtttgacacAGCGCAGCGTGAAAACAAACCGTACCAGCTGAAACTGGAGCAAGCGTTGCAATCTTGATCCCCAGTTAGTTGTGAAAGCACCTTTAAAAGCAGCAATAACACTGTGTACACAGAGTTCAACCCCAGCACTCCCTTTGTGTGCAGGACCACCAGATCTACCCAGGAGGCTGGAGCCTTTGAGAACGTGCACGCGGCCAATCAGGGTTGGACTTTCAAAACGAGCCAAGACCAAACAGCTCCACCACGCACATCCATACAAATAAATACGGAGACCCGGAGGGTGTTGTTTGACCAAATGATGTTGTCAGGgttctgttttggtttcaacGTTCAAGAGGTGTGATGTTGTTGTCTCTGGTTATTGAACAGGGTTCTGTTGTTGGTTCTGGTTTTCTTCTGTCACAATGTGGCGTTTGTCACATttagcagctgtggtggttgggCGTGTGTTACCAGCTGagtaaagcagcagcagcagcttggtgCTACTTGAAGTAAaatctgcttatttatttatttatatgtaatatttaactatttaaatcTTTCCTGTTGTAATGtttacattgtatttttaacatattttattgtattaagaCAGTTTCCATTACTGTAGGCATATTTGCTGTAGGTGTATATTGCTCCTGTTATGTGTGGGTGTATTCAGACAGTTTTCATTAGAGTGATGATGTTCTTAGTGTGTTCTGTTACTTTTTAACCATTAAATGAGCATTGATGTGTCTAACATAACACAAACCGTAATCaaattctttcttttgttttgtctgtaggAAGAGTATAGCGTTTGAATAAGCTAGTTAACAAGATCTCCAGGGTTCCTCTGTGGTCTGTAAGGCAGGCAAAATGCTGGAATtagattttaatattaatttaatttgccTCCAAAAatcattctctttttttatattgtcaTTGGTTAAACAtcttgtattattttccttccccTTTAAAATGGTAACCTActtttcttcttaaatctaaatataacatCGAAGTTTGCGGCTCCTGtgtgacaaagtgtgaaaaacctcaaagggcttcaatacttttgcaagatacTTCATGACCTGCCAGAATTGTACTGGTTGATCATTTTCAACTagtttgctagaaaaaaaacccttatttaataattaattcaggaatttattgaaaaagaaaaaacaaaggcaggtttttgctgcacaaaaagGCCTGAAATTCATTTGCTTGGTGAGTCATTTAAATCTACAGACAAAAATTGTCTGAGTTGTTCTGTCTTCGCTAACACCATTCCAGCCTCTTtagctttattttctcttaagtTGAACTTGAAATCCTGCTGCATTCACTGTACCCGAAAATGTGGGATATTCTTGTTCTGCTGTACATTTTGCGATGAACAAcaaatattgaaagaaatgagCAAATAGGATTGACCAGTTCTTTCTTTgagattttattataattaatagGAATGATATGGGGATGAAAAGGTACATGTTGTTGagtgccttgtttttttttgttgttgtttgaattTGGAGCCATTTTGAGCAGCGGGATGTTGGAGAATCACCCTCCACCC contains:
- the rad51ap2 gene encoding RAD51-associated protein 2 encodes the protein MKEHFGRVLQELNLFFDISRNEFTRPPSPDLPESSEDHSTKVLSSPGLECYVHTSTAIEDQGLVMCGLDPAVSCPVIRSDGEQEVPLNRNLEQEPSVDTTEKSKESQKAEQKVKVWSPSFMRLPDSEQLSHRPPDLPRRLEPLRTCTRPIRVGLSKRAKTKQLHHAHPYK